TGAATAAGTTTCTTCATCAGATTTTGTGGTTCAAAGATGGCCGCCGTTTGTCTTGTCTGAATCTTAAAGTAGAAAATTAAATCATCCAGGTTCTTATGTCTTCAAGGCATCATTTTAGACGACTCAACTGATTGGATTCTTCTTGGTCATATTTGTACGAGTCTCCGTCAGCCattgggtcaaaggtcatcggTCCATCACAGAGACGTACAGGAAAACAACCACAGACATGAAGGAGGACATGACCATCTGTAAAACATTCTTCCACAATTATCTGAGTTTGCATCAGAAAGCTGAACATCAGCAGAAACAATGGCCTTAGTTAACTTCTGAATAAAGGAAACTCCATAATGttcatacaaaacaaaactgcctGCTGAGAAGAATGAAAGAAGAAGATCAGTTCTGATACCAAACAGACACAACAAGCTCAGATGGTGGAGCTGATAGTGAAGCTGATATTTCCTAAGCCTGTCATGTTGCCTCCATCTTGTCGTAGCACATCAGCTTATTAATCTCTGCTGCAGCCATTCCTGTGATGCAGGACCACACACTAAGCTGGAGCAGGAAAACATTCAAAGTCACGATAGGAGGCCTGAATAGAGAGAATCCACTTTCAATCCaacattttcttacaatgaAGCTGAGCTGAaaacactgagagcaacttccttcttcacaaaatgtaaataaaggaTATTCTCTGAATTACAGAGCTGCATCAGCTGCTGTTAAGTTTCCTCTAGTCACACAACATACAGAGtttcatttattcatataaacacaaaagaccaacttcctgtttatctgcagctgctgctttcagTCATGTTTCACTGAAACCTTTCTGTAATTCTCCTGAAATATTGAGTCTTTTTCTACCAGCAGAAAACGGAGTTGAGTTTTAGTTTGAGTTAAATTGGAGTTTTGTAAAGCATCCaataattttgtgaaaatataattgaTGCTGATGTTGTCCAGTGAATATCCAAAAACTTTGCAAGTCCTTCAGAAACCCTGAGAAACTTCATATCTCTTtagagtaaattaaataaagagttCAGTGATACGGCACTAGGGCTGcactgatgattatttcaattaatcagAAACAAATTGGCTCATTATGCAAAggttttatttaaccacttaattcttattttatacaacgttaaagcacaataaaagatataaataaagaaatttttttctttttttttgcttaaaatgcaataacagtaTTTCTACAGTGAACGCTTCATCATTTGCTGCAcaagatgcatctgcagctaaaatcaCCTTGTGAAACGTTCAGTTCTTTCTGCTTGATTTAACCTTAACATAGTTTAGAGCCGATGTGtcgattatttttttaaatgaactaatAACTGGATATCAAAATGTGATTTGtgggagattttattttcataacttcgccaggtgaagctaaaaatgccacttgaggagaacatatttacagaccaaggttttttatattttgaatccaaaatgtaaatagtttttgtacagttttggcttcatATCTGCTATGAATATGTTGGTATTTAGCAAATAGCCTTTTTAGAGTTTGtagcgattaattgattactaaattagttgatgattatttcgataatttattcatcacaattaatacGTTTAATTGTTCCAGCTCCATATAACACCTTTCAAAACTTTCTGTGGTAACAAAAAAGACTAAAACCAACAACTTTAAACATCACTACATGAATATGTAGATTTAAAAGAGTTTAGGACAGTTTGGATCACAAAACGAAAAGTCTGGAAACATTTGAGACATTTAGATGATCAAATCTTTCCTGTTTGTTcctcagtcagtcagtcaggttttctgttttctcctttATACGTTTCATCCTCAGTTTTCCTTCAATGTTACCAGTTCAGACTTTGATCCTATCTGCATGTTTGGTTATCAGATTAAGTACATTTGTGTCATCAACAGTATATATGATCAGAGAACTGCACGCATATGACTTCTTtcactcttctttttcttcacatAAATACCTTTAAATCTGATGTGATTTTAAActagttttgttgtgtttatttcaaCATCTGAACAGGGACACTGCGTACTGATACACAGCTTGAGCaacacaaatataaacacacCCAATTACAACAAAggctgattttcatttattgttctCCTGCCAGAAGATACAGAGTGAATGacctaaaatttaaaaaaaatctctaaaataaaaaacacgcaaacaaaacaatacattaTATACATTATATGGGTTATACAACAAGTTGTACGTCTCAGATGATTATCAACACAGATACAGCAGTATCAGATGTTTTTTCCTTTGATATTCTGAAAGAACCACCTGATTGAGCTCAAGCACCAATTTACCTCCAGGTTCTCCAGCAGACAGAAGCAGCTTCAGTGATCAGAGCAGGAAAATATTCACCAGTGAGCCTGATACAGAACCTGCATCACTGTAACtactttttattgatttcagtGGTTAAATAAGGATCTTTGGTAGAGATATCGAGTTCTTGTCTTCTGAAAGATAGAAAAGTGTTGTTGACTTTGACTAACCGACTCTTGGTCATTTAAACCAACATCTTTCccctgaaattattttaattaaccttttatttaaatctttattatgaaatatgtCCTTGTACAGTGTGTAAACAGGGACCAGCAGGTTTCTGTGGATTAAAACACCCTATATTTGATGACAGACCTCCAACAAAAGTTTTCTTCATATGTTGTACATATCATGGGAGGGGATCACGGGTCAGGCGATTATATAAGTACCGAGACGGGAGTCAAAATATTCATCAGTAACGCATCAACAGCGGCTCTACATTAACCTACTTCCACCTGCAACACATCCAGAGGAAAAGGTAAGtttgtataaatatataaactccTTCCTGGTTCTCTTTGgatgtttctaaaatgtttcaatgaCTATCATTTtatgtgttgatttattttatacattttatatgtttgatcttttttttaatggtgcTAAAGATTCATTtcttttattccagtttttctcagttaaacaattttttttctgcctgaaTTTTGATAGtgtttaacttttaacatttgtaaATGCAAAACCTAATTACCAACAATTATTTTCTCTATCttgactttatttaatttagtctCTAAATGTGACCGCAAATCACAAATTAAGTAAATTTATAATTTCgctctgaaaatatttgaaaatattatttactgtATCAACTTTACTTGGACTTGTTACTatatatttctaactattcctTAGTAAGTGGGTCTtgtatattctaattttgtattattgaaaagaaatttcagatgagttattttcttaaattatttatgatttttaggCAGGTTAGCTTTTGTCTTCTAGCACATCTGAACTTGAATAATTCAATAAACTTTCCACCtcttttaatagaaaataatttttctgcatgttaaaatttgtgttttttgaataGCTAAAAAGCagaatccatttttattttattttgttgtttggaccagcaaacaacaaaaactgtgtttttgtttggacCAAAAACACAGCCCAACCAGGGTGGGCAGAGGAGCAGGAGGCGGACCGTCGTGGGAGGCGGAGGAGAGGCTGGGCCCTTGGAGGCAGGTGTGGCGGACGACGTCGGCGCAGGAAGCGGACCCCTTGGGGAGGGTCCAGCAGGCGTTGGTGGTGCAGGTACAGGACCACCGGAGGCAGGTCCGGCGGCACAGATGCCGGGCCACAGGAGCTCTAGGAACACcgggaggcgacgagggagcagTAGGAGACTCGGAGGGAGCACCAGGGGGCGGAGACTCGGAGGGAGCACCAGGAGGCGGAGACTCGGAGGGAGCACCCGGAGGCGGAGACTCGGACGGAGCACCAGGGGGCGGAGACTCGGAGGGAGCACCAGGAGGCGGAGACTCGGAGGGAGCACCAGGGGGCGGAGACTCGGAGGGTGTACTAGGGGGCGGAGACTCGGAGGGAGCACCAGGAGGGGGAGAATCGCAGGGAGCACCAGGAGGGGGAGCCTCGGAGGGAGCACCAGGGGGCGGAGACTCGGACGGAGCACCAGGGGGCGGAGACTCTGAGGGACCACTAGGGGGCGGAGACTCGGAGGGAGCACCAGGGGGCGGAGACTCGGACAGAGCACCAGGGGGCGGAGACTCGGAGGGAGCACCAGGAGGGCGAGACTGAGGGACCACGAGGGGCAGGGACTCGGAGGGAGCACCAGGGGGCAGGGACTCGGAGGGAGCACCGGGGGCAGGGACTTGGAGGGAACACTGGGACCACTAGGGGGCGACGAGGGAATACTGGGAGAGGGTTCTGGAGGGACATAAGGGATGTACCCACTAACTGGGGCAGTTAACCCACTAACTCGGGTGGACCACACCACCAACCGTGCCGCCTATAGGCCAGGAGCCAGCTTGGCCGCCTTGAATCCCATTACCATGGGGACGGTGGCTGGAGACACGGAGAAAGTGGCAGCTGCAGGCGGAGAGGCTGCAGCGGCGGCGAGAGGAGCAAAGTCTGCTGAAGCAGCTAGAGGTGTGGCTGGAAGTGTGGCTGGAGTGGGGGAGACTGTAGTGGCGGTGAGGGCGGAGAGACCGCTGTGGCGATGACTGGAGGTGTTGCGGCTGCAGGAGCTGGAGCCAGAAGTGGCGCCGGCTCCGGAGACACAGGAGCTGGGGTGGTGGAGCGGAAGAATGGGATGtccggcttgggaggcagagggtcACTAGCTAAACGGCTAGAGCTGTCTGGCgttcccactctgcctcctgctTCCATACCAACCCCAGGTACGGAAGGCGAGGAATCCAGTATTCTGACATCAGAACCATGCGCGTGGCGAAACCGAGCCCGTCTGCAGACAGAGTAGGATTTGGCCATAGCCTTCACATAGTCCTTGATAGTTGATGTAAGATCCTTCAAGCCATCTGGGTCCATGATGTTATTAATTTTAGCATACCTCATTGTAGTTCCTTGCGTCTGGTCCTTTTGTCAGAAATTGCGGGTGTAGGTGGTGAGGcaagacgctgtagacccaggtgaAAATTAATGATGTTGTTTAATCATGAAAATATGGCACAAAAATACTCCAAAGTCCAAAACCCAGGCAGCTCTGCTGAGCGGTAGACAagggctcaacacaggtagcgACTGGTACACGAATGGACGGCTTACGACGGACTGAGAAAACATTAGACAAACGACAGATACAAGATGAGAACCCGACGGAgacgcagagacacaggtgacactaaatacacaggaggtaatcagggaacgagacacacctattcctgtaaataaataataaataagttcCTTCAGTCAATTCGCATAGATACTTTGTAACTAGCGAACATTTCTTTCACCTagttaaagatgaaaaaaatgttgtttaaattCTTAATGGCGGTCAATTTAATTTCATCCAGAGTCCATGACTGAAGAAATTTGATTATCAAATTCTCTTGTCTGTGCGTGAGACTGATCCAGCTCTCTTTGCACCTGGTCCCACCCATTCAAATAAGGAAGCTCTGAACCACCAGATTTGTCTGTGAACCAGAGACTCATCTAGTATCAAACCTTACGCTGCTTGTTTTCAAGTTGGTAATATCCACCTTAAATAAATTGAGTGTAgtgtatgaaatattttttttggaaatgcTACAGATATTTTCCTGAAATTTGTGCAGAGCGGAGGTTCACCTagttaaagatgaaaaaaatgttgtttaaataacaggtaccatagaattacacaaaaatccgtgagggacggcggagtccccgCTCGAAATTCCAAGAAAGAGGAGTACGGAGCCTCAACTTTTACTTTCAAAGTTAAACTTCATGTTATTATTGACCTTGTAGTCTATGTACAGACTCCAATGctatacacacacgcacacacacccccacacacacgtaTCTGTATGAGTTTCTGTGTGCTAAACCTATTGGTGTAGCACACAGAAACCGGTTTCTGTGTACAAACAGAAAGTTACTTGTATACTAGGTTTCTGTTTCAGATAAAAGTTTTTCTTGTGTTGGAATATACCATGGGAGGGGATCTGGGTCGGGTTGTTATATAGGAACAGAGACAAGACTGGAGCTGTTCATCAGCGACGGCTCTACATCGACACACCTTAACCTGTTGTAAGGAACATGTCCAAAACAAAAGGTGAGTTAGAAAACCTTTAAACTTCTGATCCacttagttgttgtttttttttaaatcatgattGCCATGTTTTTGTAGTTGAGGATTTAAATGCAGCAGGCAGGAAACATAGGATTGAGTTgaacatttaatgaaaacagtGCAGATAAGACCTACAAAAATGCAGGAAcccagaaagaaacaaaagataaTCCAAAACACAGCCAGACAGGAGAAATGAAGCAGGTAAGGAGAAGTACGGGAACGCGATGGGAGTTGACAAGACAAGCCGGCGAGGAGTAACTGATAATAAACTGCTTAAATATGAGGGAGTTTGAATGTGGAACAAAACGGCTGATGAGCTAACAGAGGTGAGTGGAGGgagaaggagggagagagagaaaaatggcGAACTAgggagcagaaaataaaatactacagaataatttaattaaataaacataataaaactagagtgacaaagaaaaactaccTGGAATAAACATAACAGCATCAGAATTCCTTTTAATGTCATTGTgcataaagaaatgtaaacaatatcAACTCTCAAAGGCAGGTAAAATAACCGAatggaataaataaacatatcaataaatataaaaatatgggacacagaataaataaataaactggcaAGAACCGAAGAACtgaagaaaacaggaacaagactggtctaaaaaaaaggaaacaaagtaaCAATGAAACTAAAATGACCAATAAAGGACTGAagtaaagtgaaacaaaaacataactgatctaaataaaacaggaacaaaaaacccacagaaataaacaaacccaACCAAACATCCAGGGATCCTAACAATGAAAAAGTTTTGATCacttttgtattgtttttttttctaaatgaatataaaacagTTTGAATATATGATCTTGTTGTGACTGGTAAGAAGAGCACACGATTTGTCTTCCAACTAAAGTCCtggctattttttaaaatattacaaacaatGTATTCATTAAGGAAAATGGTTAAATAAAGATCAAAGTAATTTGATCATCATTTATCTTTTTCCTATCTGTTCGTCCCTTTTAGGTTCACGGGTGGACGTGGGAGAGGCtaagaagaagaaatgtgatCAGAAAACAGGTGAGACCAAAtctatttgatttatttgtattatttaatcTTCAAAATATaaccataaaaaatattgtcatacagattttatttgtagcTAATGCAGCCTAGTATTTTTTGAGTTGCCTCTGATCAAATTTACTTCAAAGTGATTTTCTGCTACGGTTTGGGTCTGATATTGAAACATGCATGtaaagtaacatttaaaacatcttaaagGCTGCATTTGGCGCCACCTATCCTGACATATAGAGAGTGAAAGCAGGAGAATCTACTGACACTGTACCGAAAACAAATGCAAGGCATAGCAGAGGTTTCactaaggtaaaaaaaaataaacatgttaacGAGATAAAAGGACACAAAGCGATAAGATGTCTACAGAAAGTGTGGTGTAACTACTGCAAAAGCAACACACACAAGGAATTATTGTGCAAGAAAAGGGAAATCAAGATAGAGTTAGACAAATAAAGAGGCCAAGATAGTTTCTTCAACGTTTAATACTTCAAAATTaaacctatatatatatatatatttgacatATTACAGTGTCAACAATTCTTCAACAAATGTGATTGCAACAGTATAGTATGATTTTacaaaacttttctttcaaataaacatttaattttcagtttcaaacattatttgtgatctttttttttcttcttccagttgAAGATCCAGAAGACGTTACCATTTTGCTCATTGGCAAAACTGGAACTGGCAAAAGCTCTGTGGGAAACATCATTGTGAACGCTAATCATTTTGAAGTTGGCAAGAATACAGTGGGGTGCGAGAAGAAAAGACATCCCCTGCCTGATGGCCGTAGATTGGCAGTGATCGATACTCCGGGTCTGTTTCACACCAAACTGACAGCTGAGGAGATGAAGACACAGCTGACTAGATGTGTCTCACTGTGCGCTCCTGGTCCTCATGTGTTCCTGATTGTGATCGAGCCAAAACGTTTCTCAAGAGAAGACAAAGAGATGGTGAAAATGATCAAGAGGATGTTTGGAGATGGAGCAGCTAAATATACCATGGCCTTGTTCAGTCATGGAGATGAAATGGAGAGAGATGGAGTCTCAGTAGAAAGAGCTGTGTATTTCAACCCATCTTTCAATGATTTTCTCAGCAAATGTAAAggaggttttcatgtttttaacaaCAAAGAGAACAGGAATCAAGTTAATGAGCTGGTGGGGAAGATTGACAATATGGTTCAGAGAAATGGAGGCAGGTGCTACACAAACGATATGTTCAGAGAAGCCCAAAGAGCCATTAGTCGTGAGATTTCTCAGGCTGGAGTAAATAGAGAGACAGCAGAGAGAAACAACTCGTTTATTCGAGCTGTTGAGCGAGCTGCTGCAgttgcagctgctgctgaagctgctgctgaagctgcagcCGAGGCCGCTGTTGCAGCCACTGCTGAAGCTATAGCTGCAGCAGCGGCTGAAGCTATTGTTGAAGCCTGCTGTTGGAGTGGCAGATGTTGTGAGTACAGTCACAGCAGTGAGAGAAGATGGATGCGTAACTCAGTGATAATCATCCGATTAGAAATAGTTGCAAGTAACCACAATGATAGTGAATGGGCTTGTAAGCTGTTAGTGAATAGTAATTATtaaatacataactgattaAACACTTTTAATATAACCTTTAACATTAAACTACAACATGTGATTTGTGATTTAAAGACAATGATTAACATTGTCTTGGTTTGTGATCTGCATATTTAATCTaagagaataaatttgtttcattgttcatttatttattttagtttgttgtcaacaataaattcaaaagaTGATTTTTATTAACTAATATCTACAAAGTGATTTGGAGTATATGGCATGTTCTTTACTTTGTGttcataataaatatttaaacactttATTCAATTCTGTTTGGTAAGTTCTTTTAACcagttttttaaagaagtaCAAATATAAAAGCAAACGTTTTACactagaatagaataaaatagaataaaatatagaTGTTGGTATTTCCCTGatctctgttttccttttatgttcaATGTTTTTCCATCACCCAGCCGGTTCTCTATAACTGCCTTTATTTGGGATGTGAACCTCACcagttcattcattcattcattcattcattcattcattcattcattcattcattcattcattcatttcaattatttatatacactatttttagaaaacagttaaaaaaagcTACCGGAAGTTTCCTTCTTCCTTATATGGTCTGCTTC
Above is a window of Xiphophorus hellerii strain 12219 chromosome 2, Xiphophorus_hellerii-4.1, whole genome shotgun sequence DNA encoding:
- the LOC116710430 gene encoding basic proline-rich protein-like, with translation MVLMSEYWIPRLPYLGLVWKQEADSCVSGAGATSGSSSCSRNTSSHRHSGLSALTATTVSPTPATLPATPLAASADFAPLAAAAASPPAAATFSVSPATVPMWSQCSLQVPAPGAPSESLPPGAPSESLPLVVPQSRPPGAPSESPPPGALSESPPPGAPSESPPPSGPSESPPPGAPSESPPPGAPSEAPPPGAPCDSPPPGAPSESPPPSTPSESPPPGAPSESPPPGAPSESPPPGAPSESPPPGAPSESPPPGAPSESPPPGAPSESPTAPSSPPGVPRAPVARHLCRRTCLRWSCTCTTNACWTLPKGSASCADVVRHTCLQGPSLSSASHDGPPPAPLPTLVGLCFWSKQKHSFCCLLVQTTK